A section of the Delphinus delphis chromosome 1, mDelDel1.2, whole genome shotgun sequence genome encodes:
- the GJA8 gene encoding gap junction alpha-8 protein, which yields MGDWSFLGNILEEVNEHSTVIGRVWLTVLFIFRILILGTAAELVWGDEQSDFVCNTQQPGCENVCYDEAFPISHIRLWVLQIIFVSTPSLVYVGHAVHHIRMEEKRKERAAEELCQQSPGNGGGERSPVPADQGSIKKGSSSSKGTKFRLEGTVLRTYVCHIIFKTLFEVGFIVGHYFLYGFRILPLYRCSRWPCPNVVDCFVSRPTEKTIFILFMLAMASVSLLLNILEVSYLGLKRIRSAFKKPVEQPLGEIPEKSLHSIAVSSIQKAKGYQLLEEEKIVSHYFPFTEVGMVEASPLSAKPFSQFEEKMGTGPLGDLSRAYQETLPSYAQVGAQEGEGEGEGEGQPAEAGAEPEVEAEPEVGENRQEAERVSTEGQETLAVLEGEKMETPEVGKEVEKQELTPEKVSKQGLPPEKAPSLCPELPGDDTRPLSRLSKASSRARSDDLTV from the coding sequence ATGGGCGACTGGAGTTTCCTGGGGAACATCCTGGAGGAGGTGAATGAGCACTCCACGGTCATCGGCCGCGTGTGGCTCACGGTGCTTTTCATCTTCCGGATCCTCATCCTTGGCACGGCCGCGGAGCTCGTGTGGGGGGATGAGCAGTCTGACTTCGTGTGCAACACCCAGCAGCCAGGCTGCGAGAATGTCTGCTACGACGAGGCCTTCCCCATCTCCCACATCCGCCTCTGGGTCCTGCAGATCATCTTCGTCTCCACGCCGTCGCTGGTGTACGTGGGGCACGCGGTGCACCACATCCGCATGGAGGAGAAGCGCAAGGAGCGCGCGGCCGAGGAGCTGTGCCAGCAGTCGCCTGGCAACGGCGGCGGCGAGAGGTCGCCCGTCCCAGCGGACCAGGGCAGCATCAAaaagggcagcagcagcagcaaaggcaCCAAGTTCCGGCTGGAGGGGACCGTGCTGAGGACCTACGTCTGCCACATCATCTTCAAGACCCTCTTTGAAGTGGGCTTCATCGTGGGCCACTACTTCCTGTACGGTTTCCGGATCCTGCCTCTCTATCGCTGCAGCAGGTGGCCCTGCCCGAACGTGGTGGACTGCTTTGTTTCACGGCCCACGGAGAAAACCATCTTCATCCTGTTCATGCTGGCCATGGCCTCTGTGTCCCTCCTCCTCAACATTCTGGAGGTGAGTTACCTGGGCCTGAAGAGAATCCGATCGGCCTTCAAGAAGCCAGTGGAGCAGCCACTGGGGGAGATTCCTGAGAAGTCCCTCCACTCCATTGCTGTCTCCTCCATCCAGAAGGCCAAGGGCTACCAGCTCCTCGAAGAAGAGAAAATCGTGTCCCATTATTTCCCTTTTACTGAGGTTGGGATGGTGGAGGCCAGCCCACTTTCTGCCAAGCCTTTCAGTCAATTCGAGGAGAAGATGGGCACCGGGCCCCTAGGGGACTTGTCCAGGGCCTACCAAGAGACACTGCCTTCCTACGCTCAGGTGGGAgcccaggagggggagggggagggggagggggaggggcagcctgCGGAGGCGGGAGCAGAACCGGAGGTGGAAGCAGAACCAGAGGTGGGAGAGAAcaggcaggaggcagagagagtgaGCACGGAAGGCCAGGAGACCCTGGCCGTGCTGGAGGGGGAGAAAATGGAGACCCCCGAAGTGGGGAAGGAGGTTGAGAAACAAGAGCTGACGCCTGAGAAGGTATCAAAGCAGGGGTTGCCGCCTGAGAAGGCGCCTTCACTGTGTCCGGAGCTGCCTGGGGATGACACCAGACCCCTGAGCAGGCTGAGCAAAGCCAGCAGCCGGGCCAGGTCAGACGATCTAACGGTATGA